In the Arachis hypogaea cultivar Tifrunner chromosome 20, arahy.Tifrunner.gnm2.J5K5, whole genome shotgun sequence genome, CCACCCAGTGAAGCTAAAAGCAGCATTGGTTGTGAGTACCATCCTGAAAAGGACAACTTCTCTCATGTAGTAAGGATGTAAAAATCTCTTTTTCATATCTGATTGCTACAGAGTCATTTATATTCTGATATAGCTAGCTGTTTATgtgttcaaatttttaatttcccTTTGGTCATGGATATGAGGAATCCAATTCATTGTCAACTTTGTTGGAACACAATCAGAATGAGTCTAACATGTATATTCATTTTGAtacttttttttcccctttttgtaGTGAGTTCAAATGGTACAATCTTCCTGGCACTCTTCCACCTCAGATGGTTAAGCTTCCTTACCTCAGAGAAATGTATGAACTATGTACACCTTAAAATGCTCCATTAGTTATTCTATATTAAAATATAGTTACTTTAACTTCTTGATTtgttaatttaaatgaaaaaaaattctcTCATTATAGTGATCTTTCTCTCAACTACCTAAATGGTACCATCCCAAAGGAATGGGCTTCAATGAAACTGACTACAATGTAAGTTCTTATCAACTAATTAAGCTTGCATCCAACAActtgtattttttcttttaatgaatGCAACAAAATTATGCAGTGCTCTAATGGCTAATCGTTTATCGGGGGAGATTCCTAAGGAGTTGGGAAATATTACAACTCTAGTGAACCTGTAAGATTATTCTCATACATTTATCTTGTGGAGATTTACTTTGATTGAAGTCCAATAGTGTTATTTCTTTGAGCATTATTAAGGGTATAATGCATTTATCATTCTTTCACCTCAAATTAGGGACCTTGAAGCAAACCAATTATCTGGTCATGTACCCTCTCAACTTGGAAATCTGATTAACCTGCAAAGATTGTAAGACAATGaatttctatttattttctaagacCCTTGTATTTTATTGCAAAGAACAATGTTTTTATGTCATACTCCATCATGCAGGGTTCTATCATCCAATAATTTGTCTGGGACCCTACCAGAGACATTTGCTCTATTACATAATTTGACAGAGTTGTAAGTTTCTAttgatatttttctttataaaataaaTGCTGTCACTTTTATTGATAAATATCTTCTCATCATGCATTGCAGTAGGATAAGTGATAATAGTTTCAGTGGAAAAATACCCAGCTTCATTCAGAACTGGAAGCTACTTCAAAGACTGTGAGATTGCATttagctctttttttttctttttacaaaataTTCTATCTATGTGGCAAGTCTTCACAATATGCTATAAATATGTACATATTTGAAGAGAGATGCATGCAAGTGGACTGGAGGGACCAATCCCATCAAATATATCTCTTTTGAGTAATTTAACTATTTTGTAAGTAAAATTTATACTGTTAGTTTCTGTAATGTTTTCCCTCCAGTTCATCATATTTAGCTCATTGTGGTGAATATTATACAGGAGGATTAGTGACATAGATGGTCCAAGTCAGGATTTTCCAGTTTTAAGCagcatgaaaaaaatgagaagatTGTATGTTGAGTTCAATCTTCTATGGGTTTAAAGTAGATGCCACATTATCTACCATTGTTTGATTTAAACTAATCCAGTCTTTTTCATTTAGGGTTTTGAGAAACTGCAATATTACTGGAGAGATTCCTAGTGACATCTGGAAAATGGAGAATTTGAAAATGCTGTAAGACATTTGATTTCCCCTTCTTTTTTGATGCCTaaggtttttctttctttttcttttttttttttcccttcttaGTTCTTTTGTTACTGGGATCAAATTCAACTATCATAACTCTCTACCCCTTGATACATCAATAGGACATACTTTCCCATGTATATATAGATGCATACACAGACACAGACACACATAGATtggtatataaaaatattatgctCCTGCATCCTATTCATTTTTTCATACCTGATAAAATGCTGTTGTATAAGGAGATGGATCCTTTTGTCCACAAGAAATGGGACTAGTGTTTAGAGGAATCTAAAAGTTATTAAGGTAATATGCAAAGCTGTGTTAGTTTTAAAGAGTTCTGTGATAATTCTGAAGTGAAAATTCTAGTATGCTAGAATAAATAGGGGGGTAACATCAAAACATGTTCATTGATAAATGTCCATGAAAGATACATATGTATATGCCACCACAGCTtatattaacatatataattaagtGTAAAATGAAATGGTTTCcctgctttcctatttttatcattttaggCTGCATCTACTGTTTCTTGGATGCTGTTTTAAACAGCATATTCATTAACTAGTATTTGCTTTCAAGAGCAAATTACATAACGTTGCTTCATATAACTTGGTGATTCACAAGAACAAAACTTAGTAGTATACTACCATAACTGTATTTCAGAATAGTAAGCACACAAGCTTCTTAGTTTggaaatttatttcaaattttgtagGGATGTGAGTTTTAATCAGTTGGTTGGCGAAATTCCAACTATCAAACCTGCAGCACCAATGACTTTTATGTGAGTATGCTTATATAAATTTTAGAATATACTGCAGTGTTCAAATGTAAATAGTAACACTTTTTTTCCCCAGCTTCCTAACTGGCAACAAACTAACTGGTAATGTACCTGACTCAATCTTGGCGGCGGGAGGCAATGTGTATGTCTCTTAACAGTCATTTTATTGGATGAATTCTTCGCTAGTTGAATATGAATTGTGTGCATGTTGGTATGATGAAATTGTTCATTTCATTACTGATAACatctctttctcatttttcttatgCAGTGATCTTTCTTATAACAACCTTACGTGGCAAGGACCTGGGCAATCTGCTTGTCAAGATAACTTGTTAGAAATGCAAAATATTTTGAAGTATTAGTAAAGTATCTTCAAATTTGATGCTATTAGTAGTAAACTGATGATGGTTTCACCTTGTTTGAGTTTGTCAGGAATTTAAACTTAAACTTGTTCCGGAGTTCTTTGGGGACCACAAAATTGTAAGTTTTCAATTCTTTCATCTTTCAATAATTTACTGTTCAACTATGTTGCAAAATGGAGTTCTGGTGATATCATTTTTGCTCTTGATTTTCGACAGACAGGATGTTCTCCCATGTTCAAAGACCTTTAAGTGTCCTAGATGTAAGTATGGGCTCTTTAATACTTTGGAATGTTAACATGATGATCATCTCAGAAGATGCATTATCATGGATGCTCTTAGTTATTCTATGATTTTTCATTTCTATATATATGTAACTTTCAATTTAATACTGTATCAGACTCAAGCTGTTTGCATGTGAATAGTGGTGGAAAGGATGTAATGATGAAAGAAAATGGTCAAAATATCCTTTATATAGGGGATAGTGTGCCGGGTGGTACTGCTGAATATTATAATGACCTTAAAAAGCTTTGGGGGTTTAGCAGCACTGGTGACTTCATGGATGATGATGACATCCAAAATACACGTTACACCAAGACATTGTCACCTTCAAATTTGTCTGAATTATATGCAACGGCACGAGTGTCCCCTATTTCGCTCACCTATTTCCATTATTGCTTGGAAAATGGGAACTATACAGTAAAGCTCCACTTTGCAGAAATACAGTTTACTAATGATAGGACATGTAACAGTCTTGGGAAACGCTTATTCGATATCTATGTCCAGGTATCAGTCAAAATGAAGTTAATATGTTTTGTTGTCCAAATCAGGACTTAAAAAGATTGGTCTGTTTCAGGATGGACTAGTTTTGAAGGATTTTAACATTGAAGAGAAAGCACATGgtgctcaaaaaccatatatagCAACAATTCCTAATGTCAGCGTAACAGACAATATTCTAGAGATCCGACTCTACTATGCTGGCAAGGGAACTGAAAGGGTTCCTTATCCTGCAGCTTATGGTCCCCTCATATCAGCTTTCTCTATTGTTTCTAGTGAGTCATATCAGCCTAAGCAACATTTGATCACAACATCTTCACATTGAACTGGAGGCTTCATATCTAAATACTTTGACAGTATTCCCTTTTAGTGCTAGTGCATGAAAGTTTGATAAGGACAACTCGCTTatggttttcttcttttctcctgCAGATTCTAAACCTTGTTCAGTCCAAAAGAAAGCAGTGAATTATATAATAGTTGGAGTTGGATTTGGAATTACAGCTCTTTGCCTAGTCCTTATTATAGTAGGGATTCTTTGGTGGAAACACTTCTTCAAAGGAATAATTAGGACAGAAAAAGGTGAATACCTTCATTTTCACATCATTCCAAAATTCGTTCATTTAATTTGCTAGAGTGATATCTGACTTTAAGCATCTAAAATCAACCACATAGCCTTAGCATCCGGGAAGCTGGCTAAGGGATCCCGGCTTGGTAATGAAATAATGATAGACCATATGAGATATATTGCATGGTGAAGTAGGTCAGGTAGTGCAAAAGATTTCCCAAACTACAATATTTTATTTCACTGGCACACATTCATATTTTTTTGGTTGACTTATTGGACAGGTGTTGATGGACAATATAATCAGACAGGGACATATACATTAGAACAAATTAGAGCTGCCACAAATGATTTCTCTCCTGCTAACAAGATTGGGGAAGGTGGTTTTGGTCCTGTCTACAAGGTATTAAAGAGTGAACACACTTCTTGCAAGGCACACAGAATTTTGTTGTTTGGACTCAGCATGTAAAGTTCTGAATAACATTTGGATTTCAGGGTCAGTTATCCGATGGTACTTGGGTAGCGGTCAAACAGCTTTCTTCGAAGTCACGGCAGGGGAATCGTGAATTTTTAAATGAGATAGCCATGATATCTTGTTTGCAACACCCTAATCTTGTGAAACTTCATGGATTTTGCATTGAAAACAATCAACTAATGCTGGTGTATGAGTACATGGAAAATAATAGCCTGGCTCATGCTTTATTCAGTAAGTATACCAGCAGTTCAATCAACAAATTCAGCAGCAGAAATAGAAATTTTTTACAACTTCATTTTGTTCATTCTGTAGGCTCAGAGAATCAGCTTAAACTTGATTGGTCAACAAGGCATAGAATCTGTATTGGCATAGCAAAAGGTCTTGCATTTCTTCATGAAGAATCTAGACTCAAGATTGTTCATCGAGATATCAAATCTACTAATGTGTTACTGGATGGGAACTTAAACCCTAAAATATCCGATTTTGGGTTGGCTAGGCTTGATGAAGAGGAAGAGACTCACATCAGCACCAGAGTGGCAGGAACAGTGTGAGTTATCTGTCACCTGGCAATACAAAATCTGAGtaatgtttttattattatgaaCTGAATTTGTTCTTTTTTGTTTTGCAGAGGATACATGGCACCGGAATATGCATTATGGGGTCACCTGTCTTACAAGGCTGATGTATACAGTTATGGAATTGTGGTCTTGGAAATTGTCAgtggaaagaacaataaaagttACATGCCAAGTGATGATTGTCTTTGTCTTTTAGATAAGGTATTCTACTATGTTACTATCTCTTTTCCATGTTTGTCATTGTAAACCAAAACCATCTTGTTCTTTTGATAGCTATCCAATGCAAACATCAGTTTTGTATAACAAAGATAATAATTATTAACATTGCAGGCATTTCATCTTCAATCCACTGAAAACATAATGGCACTGGTTGATGAAAGGCTGGGATTAGAGGTGAACCCAACCGAAGCAGAAAACATGTTGAAAGTAGCTCTGCTGTGTACGAATGTATCGCCGTCTCTTAGGCCTACAATGTCAGAGGTTGTGAACATGCTTGAAGAAAAAACTAGCATCCCAGATGTTGTACCGGAATCTTTTTTTCGTGAAGATTTAAGGTTTAGAGCCATAAGAGACATCTATCAACACGGTGAAAATCAAAGTTTGTCTTCAAGCAAAACAGGCAGTTTAATAGGATATTTTGTACCTACTTCTTCCTCAGTCTCTGGCAATGACATGCATGaaatatgctcaaaatcataGGGAAGCACAATTTTAATGATCAATAGTTTAGGCTTTTTTAGCATATAGAAGACTTGCATTTGGCCATTTTTCACTCTAGTATAAACTTGTGTATAGGATGAATACTGCATTTGAAATCTTCAATATTGTTCTAGTATATTTTTGTCTAAagaaaacattaactttcaaaattaTAAACTACAAACTATTTTCATTGACACAAATATTAAAAGACACATTCAAATTACAAAAAGTGCTCCATTCCAAGAAAGGCCAACATATCTAATCACCATATGTTCCAATCCTAACCATAAGATTTCCAACCGTTTCTTTGGATTCCCTGAGCACCTTGACACTCCTATTCAGCTTGTCACGCTTCCCTGCAATGGAAGGTGACTCCTCCAGCAGCCTTTCAATTCCACCACCCTTTGGTGACATCAAGTCATGAACAATTTCTTTTTCCAGGTCTTTGTTCACAAGATTGTGGATACTTAGCATCAAATGCATCGCAATGCTATCAATGAACCTCTTCTGTACGATCCTCCAGTAAGCAATCATCCTCACTTTTAAGTCAAAAGCTTGAGTAAGCATACTGGAATATTGCTTCAGATGAGCAACATCGATTTCTCCAACACCTTCAAGCTTCACCTTTGAAGTCTGATTATTCTGATGATCCAAAACAGCTTTTACAAAACCATCTTGCTGCAAAATCAACTTCTTGTACTCTCCAATGAACTCAGGGTTGCAGGTATAATCAGTCAGCTTCTCCATTTCAACAACAACCAAGACATGCTTAATAGAACTCTCTTTCATCTTGGAGATAAGAGACTGGCCGGCACGCCGTGTAGAAACCTGAAGCTGATAATAACTCTCACAATGACGCATCAAAACAGAACTCACAACAGTTTCCAAATATTCCCACACATTACGAACAAAATCAATTGGCATGTGAGCAATTGCCTTAACCTTCCTCTGATGTATTGATAGAAAAGCAGTTCTTGGCATGAAGTTGGGCAAACCAATCCATTTAGCTTCTTGCAGCTCCCTAATCTCGTCCATGAGAAAATCTTTCGTGGCCTCTTTTTCAGAGAACTTTTGAAGATCATTAGAGTATGAATCCAGCAAATCAACTAACCTTGCAGTGCAGTGCATATTCTTTTCATCAGGGTACTCATCAAACTCCCCTCTCAGAAGAATCTTCCTCAATGACTCTTTGGATAAACCAATGATATGCATAAATGCAGTCATAGCATCAGCAACACAAGTCAGATTCACAGGCAACTTATCCAACTCAGATAAATTGTAAGTCAGCTTCTCATtgattttctttacaatttctggTAGAGTTTTGGATATGATCATGCCTTGAACCTGAACTAGCCTCTGTGCCAGAACAGGAACACCAACAATGGATTTGTCAATCTTTGAAAGCATTGGATGAGACTCAAAAAGCCTCTCTTCTTCAATCCTCGCCTCCTCATAAGATTCATCGCCAATCCTGTTCCTGACACAGACATAACCAAGACCAATGTTAACATCATCAGCAGTTACCTTCTCCAACAAGCCTTCAGGAGACTTATCAGCTTTTGTTACAACAGCCAAGGTTCTCAAACCAGTTTTATCCACAGACTGAGACATTCTTATGGATTCACAAGTAGTAAAATCAACGGTAGCAGAAAGAACATTCAGAATAATGCTCTCTTCAGGCTTAATATACTCCATGATAATATCCTTGATCTGATCATAGATATTTTCAGGCTGGCCATGAACAGGAACCCTAGTAATACCAGGAAGATCCACCATTGTCAAGTCAGGAACACCATTTTTCTTCACCACCAATGTCAAAGGGGTGTTTGATATCCCTTTGCCATTTCCAGCAAGTTCTTCAGTGGCAATGTTGATAGCATCAGACACATTGTCTTCATCTGTTGAGATGCTCTTGCCATTGAACTCAAGCATGAGTTCAGGATTTGAAAGATGACTTTGGAGCCTCATAACAAGAGGAACCCTGGTGCATATGCCTTGGCCACGTGGCAAGCTGATGCCAGCAAGAGATTCAAGCACACTAGACTTGCCAGAACTTTGatcaccaacaacaacaatggttgGAAGCTGAATCCCTTCCTTGGCAATGTTGAGTCTCCTGAGATTCTCAACAGCATCAAGAATAGGACGAATCTTCTCATTGTAGGATGAGACAATAGGAGCAATAATAGTTGAAACAGGTTCAGGGTTTTCTCCATGTACTACTGCAAGTGAGTCATCTTTGTTGGTTCTCCTGGTTTTCTTTGCTGTTCCCACCATATTAGTTTCTCTCAAGTGTAAACAAAATGGTTATGGTAAAATGAGATGCGAGTAGTGGGGATAAGGAACAAGTGTGTGTATTTATACGTAGGGAGAGTGAGTGAGGGAAGATGCATGGAATAAATGGCGTTTGGTttatcaaagaaaaagggaattgaAGCATGCAAAGTTTTTAAGGGGAATTGGAGTTACAGTTGAAATGCTGCTGCTATTGCTTGGGCTCTTCACCAAAATTAATTTCAAGGGGAATTGCACTTCTACTTTCATTTATTTTCACACGGTTTTCTATATACACAAAGTCTAAGGAGTCGGTGTTTTCATTAACTAGCAGAAAAAAATGTGTAATTT is a window encoding:
- the LOC112735002 gene encoding probable LRR receptor-like serine/threonine-protein kinase RFK1 isoform X1, translating into MEFRIFFALSIIALSCFRWMRFAESKLPQEEVDALGEITTMMGVTHWEFDGDTCQIKKVTLEPPSEAKSSIGCEYHPEKDNFSHVVRIEFKWYNLPGTLPPQMVKLPYLREIDLSLNYLNGTIPKEWASMKLTTIALMANRLSGEIPKELGNITTLVNLDLEANQLSGHVPSQLGNLINLQRLVLSSNNLSGTLPETFALLHNLTEFRISDNSFSGKIPSFIQNWKLLQRLEMHASGLEGPIPSNISLLSNLTILRISDIDGPSQDFPVLSSMKKMRRLVLRNCNITGEIPSDIWKMENLKMLDVSFNQLVGEIPTIKPAAPMTFIFLTGNKLTGNVPDSILAAGGNVDLSYNNLTWQGPGQSACQDNLNLNLNLFRSSLGTTKLQDVLPCSKTFKCPRYSSCLHVNSGGKDVMMKENGQNILYIGDSVPGGTAEYYNDLKKLWGFSSTGDFMDDDDIQNTRYTKTLSPSNLSELYATARVSPISLTYFHYCLENGNYTVKLHFAEIQFTNDRTCNSLGKRLFDIYVQDGLVLKDFNIEEKAHGAQKPYIATIPNVSVTDNILEIRLYYAGKGTERVPYPAAYGPLISAFSIVSNSKPCSVQKKAVNYIIVGVGFGITALCLVLIIVGILWWKHFFKGIIRTEKGVDGQYNQTGTYTLEQIRAATNDFSPANKIGEGGFGPVYKGQLSDGTWVAVKQLSSKSRQGNREFLNEIAMISCLQHPNLVKLHGFCIENNQLMLVYEYMENNSLAHALFSSENQLKLDWSTRHRICIGIAKGLAFLHEESRLKIVHRDIKSTNVLLDGNLNPKISDFGLARLDEEEETHISTRVAGTVGYMAPEYALWGHLSYKADVYSYGIVVLEIVSGKNNKSYMPSDDCLCLLDKAFHLQSTENIMALVDERLGLEVNPTEAENMLKVALLCTNVSPSLRPTMSEVVNMLEEKTSIPDVVPESFFREDLRFRAIRDIYQHGENQSLSSSKTGSLIGYFVPTSSSVSGNDMHEICSKS
- the LOC112735002 gene encoding probable LRR receptor-like serine/threonine-protein kinase RFK1 isoform X4; this encodes MEFRIFFALSIIALSCFRWMRFAESKLPQEEVDALGEITTMMGVTHWEFDGDTCQIKKVTLEPPSEAKSSIGCEYHPEKDNFSHVVRIEFKWYNLPGTLPPQMVKLPYLREIDLSLNYLNGTIPKEWASMKLTTIALMANRLSGEIPKELGNITTLVNLDLEANQLSGHVPSQLGNLINLQRLVLSSNNLSGTLPETFALLHNLTEFRISDNSFSGKIPSFIQNWKLLQRLVLRNCNITGEIPSDIWKMENLKMLDVSFNQLVGEIPTIKPAAPMTFIFLTGNKLTGNVPDSILAAGGNVDLSYNNLTWQGPGQSACQDNLNLNLNLFRSSLGTTKLQDVLPCSKTFKCPRYSSCLHVNSGGKDVMMKENGQNILYIGDSVPGGTAEYYNDLKKLWGFSSTGDFMDDDDIQNTRYTKTLSPSNLSELYATARVSPISLTYFHYCLENGNYTVKLHFAEIQFTNDRTCNSLGKRLFDIYVQDGLVLKDFNIEEKAHGAQKPYIATIPNVSVTDNILEIRLYYAGKGTERVPYPAAYGPLISAFSIVSNSKPCSVQKKAVNYIIVGVGFGITALCLVLIIVGILWWKHFFKGIIRTEKGVDGQYNQTGTYTLEQIRAATNDFSPANKIGEGGFGPVYKGQLSDGTWVAVKQLSSKSRQGNREFLNEIAMISCLQHPNLVKLHGFCIENNQLMLVYEYMENNSLAHALFSSENQLKLDWSTRHRICIGIAKGLAFLHEESRLKIVHRDIKSTNVLLDGNLNPKISDFGLARLDEEEETHISTRVAGTVGYMAPEYALWGHLSYKADVYSYGIVVLEIVSGKNNKSYMPSDDCLCLLDKAFHLQSTENIMALVDERLGLEVNPTEAENMLKVALLCTNVSPSLRPTMSEVVNMLEEKTSIPDVVPESFFREDLRFRAIRDIYQHGENQSLSSSKTGSLIGYFVPTSSSVSGNDMHEICSKS
- the LOC112735002 gene encoding probable LRR receptor-like serine/threonine-protein kinase RFK1 isoform X2; translation: MRFAESKLPQEEVDALGEITTMMGVTHWEFDGDTCQIKKVTLEPPSEAKSSIGCEYHPEKDNFSHVVRIEFKWYNLPGTLPPQMVKLPYLREIDLSLNYLNGTIPKEWASMKLTTIALMANRLSGEIPKELGNITTLVNLDLEANQLSGHVPSQLGNLINLQRLVLSSNNLSGTLPETFALLHNLTEFRISDNSFSGKIPSFIQNWKLLQRLEMHASGLEGPIPSNISLLSNLTILRISDIDGPSQDFPVLSSMKKMRRLVLRNCNITGEIPSDIWKMENLKMLDVSFNQLVGEIPTIKPAAPMTFIFLTGNKLTGNVPDSILAAGGNVDLSYNNLTWQGPGQSACQDNLNLNLNLFRSSLGTTKLQDVLPCSKTFKCPRYSSCLHVNSGGKDVMMKENGQNILYIGDSVPGGTAEYYNDLKKLWGFSSTGDFMDDDDIQNTRYTKTLSPSNLSELYATARVSPISLTYFHYCLENGNYTVKLHFAEIQFTNDRTCNSLGKRLFDIYVQDGLVLKDFNIEEKAHGAQKPYIATIPNVSVTDNILEIRLYYAGKGTERVPYPAAYGPLISAFSIVSNSKPCSVQKKAVNYIIVGVGFGITALCLVLIIVGILWWKHFFKGIIRTEKGVDGQYNQTGTYTLEQIRAATNDFSPANKIGEGGFGPVYKGQLSDGTWVAVKQLSSKSRQGNREFLNEIAMISCLQHPNLVKLHGFCIENNQLMLVYEYMENNSLAHALFSSENQLKLDWSTRHRICIGIAKGLAFLHEESRLKIVHRDIKSTNVLLDGNLNPKISDFGLARLDEEEETHISTRVAGTVGYMAPEYALWGHLSYKADVYSYGIVVLEIVSGKNNKSYMPSDDCLCLLDKAFHLQSTENIMALVDERLGLEVNPTEAENMLKVALLCTNVSPSLRPTMSEVVNMLEEKTSIPDVVPESFFREDLRFRAIRDIYQHGENQSLSSSKTGSLIGYFVPTSSSVSGNDMHEICSKS
- the LOC112735002 gene encoding probable LRR receptor-like serine/threonine-protein kinase RFK1 isoform X3, with the translated sequence MEFRIFFALSIIALSCFRWMRFAESKLPQEEVDALGEITTMMGVTHWEFDGDTCQIKKVTLEPPSEAKSSIGCEYHPEKDNFSHVVRIEFKWYNLPGTLPPQMVKLPYLREIDLSLNYLNGTIPKEWASMKLTTIALMANRLSGEIPKELGNITTLVNLDLEANQLSGHVPSQLGNLINLQRLVLSSNNLSGTLPETFALLHNLTEFRISDNSFSGKIPSFIQNWKLLQRLEMHASGLEGPIPSNISLLSNLTILVLRNCNITGEIPSDIWKMENLKMLDVSFNQLVGEIPTIKPAAPMTFIFLTGNKLTGNVPDSILAAGGNVDLSYNNLTWQGPGQSACQDNLNLNLNLFRSSLGTTKLQDVLPCSKTFKCPRYSSCLHVNSGGKDVMMKENGQNILYIGDSVPGGTAEYYNDLKKLWGFSSTGDFMDDDDIQNTRYTKTLSPSNLSELYATARVSPISLTYFHYCLENGNYTVKLHFAEIQFTNDRTCNSLGKRLFDIYVQDGLVLKDFNIEEKAHGAQKPYIATIPNVSVTDNILEIRLYYAGKGTERVPYPAAYGPLISAFSIVSNSKPCSVQKKAVNYIIVGVGFGITALCLVLIIVGILWWKHFFKGIIRTEKGVDGQYNQTGTYTLEQIRAATNDFSPANKIGEGGFGPVYKGQLSDGTWVAVKQLSSKSRQGNREFLNEIAMISCLQHPNLVKLHGFCIENNQLMLVYEYMENNSLAHALFSSENQLKLDWSTRHRICIGIAKGLAFLHEESRLKIVHRDIKSTNVLLDGNLNPKISDFGLARLDEEEETHISTRVAGTVGYMAPEYALWGHLSYKADVYSYGIVVLEIVSGKNNKSYMPSDDCLCLLDKAFHLQSTENIMALVDERLGLEVNPTEAENMLKVALLCTNVSPSLRPTMSEVVNMLEEKTSIPDVVPESFFREDLRFRAIRDIYQHGENQSLSSSKTGSLIGYFVPTSSSVSGNDMHEICSKS
- the LOC112735002 gene encoding probable leucine-rich repeat receptor-like serine/threonine-protein kinase At3g14840 isoform X5, giving the protein MYEFKWYNLPGTLPPQMVKLPYLREIDLSLNYLNGTIPKEWASMKLTTIALMANRLSGEIPKELGNITTLVNLDLEANQLSGHVPSQLGNLINLQRLVLSSNNLSGTLPETFALLHNLTEFRISDNSFSGKIPSFIQNWKLLQRLEMHASGLEGPIPSNISLLSNLTILRISDIDGPSQDFPVLSSMKKMRRLVLRNCNITGEIPSDIWKMENLKMLDVSFNQLVGEIPTIKPAAPMTFIFLTGNKLTGNVPDSILAAGGNVDLSYNNLTWQGPGQSACQDNLNLNLNLFRSSLGTTKLQDVLPCSKTFKCPRYSSCLHVNSGGKDVMMKENGQNILYIGDSVPGGTAEYYNDLKKLWGFSSTGDFMDDDDIQNTRYTKTLSPSNLSELYATARVSPISLTYFHYCLENGNYTVKLHFAEIQFTNDRTCNSLGKRLFDIYVQDGLVLKDFNIEEKAHGAQKPYIATIPNVSVTDNILEIRLYYAGKGTERVPYPAAYGPLISAFSIVSNSKPCSVQKKAVNYIIVGVGFGITALCLVLIIVGILWWKHFFKGIIRTEKGVDGQYNQTGTYTLEQIRAATNDFSPANKIGEGGFGPVYKGQLSDGTWVAVKQLSSKSRQGNREFLNEIAMISCLQHPNLVKLHGFCIENNQLMLVYEYMENNSLAHALFSSENQLKLDWSTRHRICIGIAKGLAFLHEESRLKIVHRDIKSTNVLLDGNLNPKISDFGLARLDEEEETHISTRVAGTVGYMAPEYALWGHLSYKADVYSYGIVVLEIVSGKNNKSYMPSDDCLCLLDKAFHLQSTENIMALVDERLGLEVNPTEAENMLKVALLCTNVSPSLRPTMSEVVNMLEEKTSIPDVVPESFFREDLRFRAIRDIYQHGENQSLSSSKTGSLIGYFVPTSSSVSGNDMHEICSKS
- the LOC112735002 gene encoding probable LRR receptor-like serine/threonine-protein kinase RFK1 isoform X7 — encoded protein: MYEFKWYNLPGTLPPQMVKLPYLREIDLSLNYLNGTIPKEWASMKLTTIALMANRLSGEIPKELGNITTLVNLDLEANQLSGHVPSQLGNLINLQRLVLSSNNLSGTLPETFALLHNLTEFRISDNSFSGKIPSFIQNWKLLQRLVLRNCNITGEIPSDIWKMENLKMLDVSFNQLVGEIPTIKPAAPMTFIFLTGNKLTGNVPDSILAAGGNVDLSYNNLTWQGPGQSACQDNLNLNLNLFRSSLGTTKLQDVLPCSKTFKCPRYSSCLHVNSGGKDVMMKENGQNILYIGDSVPGGTAEYYNDLKKLWGFSSTGDFMDDDDIQNTRYTKTLSPSNLSELYATARVSPISLTYFHYCLENGNYTVKLHFAEIQFTNDRTCNSLGKRLFDIYVQDGLVLKDFNIEEKAHGAQKPYIATIPNVSVTDNILEIRLYYAGKGTERVPYPAAYGPLISAFSIVSNSKPCSVQKKAVNYIIVGVGFGITALCLVLIIVGILWWKHFFKGIIRTEKGVDGQYNQTGTYTLEQIRAATNDFSPANKIGEGGFGPVYKGQLSDGTWVAVKQLSSKSRQGNREFLNEIAMISCLQHPNLVKLHGFCIENNQLMLVYEYMENNSLAHALFSSENQLKLDWSTRHRICIGIAKGLAFLHEESRLKIVHRDIKSTNVLLDGNLNPKISDFGLARLDEEEETHISTRVAGTVGYMAPEYALWGHLSYKADVYSYGIVVLEIVSGKNNKSYMPSDDCLCLLDKAFHLQSTENIMALVDERLGLEVNPTEAENMLKVALLCTNVSPSLRPTMSEVVNMLEEKTSIPDVVPESFFREDLRFRAIRDIYQHGENQSLSSSKTGSLIGYFVPTSSSVSGNDMHEICSKS